A window of Thermodesulfobacteriota bacterium genomic DNA:
CCCATTCTTCTGTTCCTGCGTAAAATCTCATCCCTGCTGTTACCTTTTTCAAATTCCTTGAGGAAAAAATAAGCCCTGTAAGAAGGGGCTTCAGTTGTTGTTATCTGAAAGGGAGACTCGTTGGATTTTTCGTATAAGAATTCGAAGATAGATTCTACCTCAGAAGAAGAAGGCATCCCCAGTTCTTTTCCCCTTCCAACGGGGATGAGGAAGAAAATTGACCATCTGCTAACGGGTGGTGAAAAGTTTTCTGATAAGAGATTATAGATCCCTTCTATCTCCGACTTTGTCTCTTTTGTACATGTTGTATTGACCTGTACTGGGATATTAAGCTCTTTTGCATAGTCCAGAACCCTGATAGAGTTTTTAAAGGTTCCATCAACACCCCTGAAACTATCCTGTGATTCCTCAGTCGCGCCATCAAGGCTTATACCGAGGGCAAAGATCCCAAGTTCTTTCATCCTTTTCAAGGCTTCATATGTAGCGAGTGGAGAAGTCGTAGGAGTAACTCCAACTGGAATTCCGATTTCCCTTGCGAAGGAGATGATATCAAATAGGTCTTCTCTCTTAAGAGGGTCCCCCCCTGATATTATGAGATGAG
This region includes:
- a CDS encoding radical SAM protein, with protein sequence MNENINLKKDAYFYSKPINVYFESTIACDLDCKHCRAEAIPERSPFELNTDEVKEFLRDVKRLGSHLIISGGDPLKREDLFDIISFAREIGIPVGVTPTTSPLATYEALKRMKELGIFALGISLDGATEESQDSFRGVDGTFKNSIRVLDYAKELNIPVQVNTTCTKETKSEIEGIYNLLSENFSPPVSRWSIFFLIPVGRGKELGMPSSSEVESIFEFLYEKSNESPFQITTTEAPSYRAYFFLKEFEKGNSRDEILRRNRRMGLGVRDGNGVIFVSHRGDIYPSGFLPINLGNVREEKLSDIYKNNEILKTIRDPDFYKGKCGVCRFKFMCGGSRARAYAVNGDFLETDPLCYFDEEFLKSINF